The Pyrococcus kukulkanii genome contains a region encoding:
- the mtnA gene encoding S-methyl-5-thioribose-1-phosphate isomerase yields the protein MEIRYRPEDLTKLPRSVEYRNGVVYMINQRLLPREFKIEKFRGVEGVAEAIKNMTVRGAPAIGAAAAFGLALYAETSKAETKEEFLDGFYKAYETLKNTRPTAVNLFWALNRIKNLVEEHREDSLDEIRRLIVQEAQKIADEDVEANLRMGHYGAEVLPEGNVLTHCNAGSLATVHLGTVGAVVRVMHKDGTLKLLWLDETRPVLQGARLSAWEYSYDGLNVKLIADNAAAFVMQQGLVDAIIVGADRIVANGDFANKIGTYMLAVLAREHGIPFFTVAPLSTIDMNLKSGKEIPIEERSPEEVLTCGGCRIAPDVPVYNPAFDVTPHKYLTGIITDKGIVWPPFKRNLKKLFSSL from the coding sequence ATGGAGATCAGGTACAGACCTGAGGATCTAACAAAGCTCCCCAGGAGCGTTGAGTATAGAAATGGAGTAGTTTACATGATAAACCAAAGGTTACTCCCTAGGGAGTTCAAGATTGAGAAGTTTAGGGGAGTTGAAGGCGTTGCTGAGGCCATAAAGAACATGACCGTCAGGGGAGCCCCCGCGATAGGTGCAGCGGCAGCTTTTGGATTAGCCTTGTATGCGGAAACATCCAAGGCGGAAACAAAAGAAGAGTTCCTTGATGGATTCTATAAGGCCTATGAAACGCTGAAGAATACGAGGCCTACGGCTGTTAACCTCTTCTGGGCCCTAAACAGGATCAAGAACCTTGTTGAGGAGCACAGGGAAGATTCCCTTGACGAAATAAGAAGGCTGATAGTTCAGGAGGCCCAGAAAATAGCGGACGAAGATGTCGAGGCAAATTTAAGGATGGGTCACTATGGAGCTGAAGTTCTCCCGGAAGGTAACGTGTTAACCCACTGCAATGCCGGAAGCTTGGCAACCGTCCATCTGGGAACTGTAGGAGCCGTGGTTAGGGTTATGCATAAAGATGGAACGCTGAAGTTGCTGTGGCTCGATGAAACTAGGCCAGTCCTTCAAGGTGCAAGATTGAGTGCCTGGGAGTACAGTTACGACGGCCTAAATGTGAAATTAATAGCCGACAACGCGGCAGCATTTGTAATGCAACAGGGCCTTGTCGATGCAATAATCGTTGGTGCTGATAGGATAGTTGCAAATGGGGACTTCGCAAATAAAATAGGAACCTATATGCTCGCTGTCCTTGCGAGAGAACATGGGATTCCGTTTTTCACAGTCGCTCCACTCTCTACCATTGATATGAACTTAAAGAGCGGAAAGGAGATACCAATTGAGGAGAGATCGCCAGAGGAAGTGCTAACGTGTGGTGGATGCAGGATAGCTCCGGATGTTCCAGTTTACAATCCGGCATTTGACGTTACTCCACATAAGTACCTCACTGGGATAATCACCGACAAGGGAATTGTATGGCCACCGTTTAAGAGGAACCTGAAGAAGCTTTTCTCTTCCCTCTAA
- a CDS encoding CoA-binding protein, which produces MVRIMPVDRLSDDDIRGILTKYKKIALVGASPKPERDANEVMRYLLEHGYEVYPVNPKYDEVLGRKCYPSVLDIPDEVEIVDLFVRPELTMEYVEQAIKKGARVVWFQFNTYNREAFKRAREAGLIAVAHRCIKREHEKLFD; this is translated from the coding sequence ATGGTTAGGATAATGCCAGTTGACAGGTTAAGTGACGATGACATTAGGGGGATACTTACGAAGTACAAGAAGATAGCGCTTGTTGGGGCCTCACCAAAACCTGAAAGGGACGCTAATGAAGTCATGAGGTACCTGCTTGAGCATGGCTACGAGGTTTACCCTGTTAACCCGAAGTACGATGAAGTTCTAGGTAGAAAATGCTATCCTTCAGTTCTTGACATCCCTGATGAAGTTGAGATAGTTGACCTGTTTGTAAGGCCGGAACTTACAATGGAGTACGTGGAGCAGGCAATAAAGAAGGGAGCTAGGGTTGTGTGGTTCCAGTTCAACACGTACAACAGGGAAGCTTTCAAAAGGGCCAGGGAAGCTGGTCTAATTGCCGTTGCTCACAGGTGTATAAAGAGGGAGCATGAAAAGCTATTTGATTGA
- a CDS encoding ABC transporter substrate-binding protein: MKRLLTLALLGVVLMSVLSSGCIGGTTQTQTPVTKTVTEKETITKTETQQQIVLKVIGPWSGAELDAFMEVIKAFEREHPNIKVEYKTYRAEDLATILPLQFESGDTPADVIAMWGWFIAEMGKKGHLLDLSSVINPDEYIPGILDPVTVAGKIYGAPFTAAAKPGFWYRKSFFKEHGLEPPKTWDEFVELLAKIQKIPGVKTPIVSGDSVGWPLSDVVEHFILTFGGRDLQLKLIKGEVKWEDPQVRDIFEKRLVPLLKAGYFSEPIEWTSAIDLWWKGDYALYFMGTWITGMVEDPNDLGLISLPGVKAMVIAPDYFMVPKYTRHPKEALELAKFLATKGQKIHVGTKSGKLATWRNVSIDDYWEPMKEVAKIVSEVESAPDLDDSVGGEWQKVFWDQLKLLWVQPDRLDEVLKTLDEKFPKK; the protein is encoded by the coding sequence ATGAAGAGGCTCCTAACCTTGGCTCTCTTGGGAGTTGTCTTAATGAGTGTTCTTAGTAGCGGGTGTATTGGAGGGACTACTCAGACTCAAACTCCAGTAACTAAAACAGTTACCGAAAAGGAAACCATAACTAAAACTGAAACCCAACAACAGATAGTTCTAAAAGTCATAGGACCGTGGTCAGGAGCCGAGCTTGATGCATTTATGGAAGTCATAAAAGCCTTTGAAAGGGAGCATCCAAATATAAAGGTCGAGTATAAGACATATAGGGCTGAAGATTTAGCAACAATTCTACCACTACAGTTTGAGTCAGGAGACACTCCCGCAGATGTAATAGCAATGTGGGGATGGTTCATTGCAGAGATGGGCAAGAAAGGTCACCTTTTAGACCTCAGTTCAGTAATAAATCCAGATGAGTACATCCCTGGAATTCTCGATCCAGTAACGGTAGCTGGTAAGATCTATGGAGCTCCTTTCACGGCTGCTGCTAAGCCTGGCTTTTGGTATAGGAAATCATTCTTCAAGGAGCATGGTCTAGAGCCTCCAAAAACTTGGGATGAATTCGTTGAGTTATTGGCGAAGATACAGAAAATACCAGGAGTTAAAACACCAATTGTAAGTGGAGACAGTGTTGGATGGCCCCTTTCTGACGTTGTAGAACACTTCATTTTAACGTTTGGAGGCAGGGATCTCCAGCTCAAACTTATCAAAGGAGAAGTTAAGTGGGAGGATCCCCAAGTCAGGGACATCTTTGAGAAAAGGTTAGTTCCACTATTGAAAGCTGGATACTTTAGCGAACCAATAGAATGGACGTCCGCAATTGATCTTTGGTGGAAGGGTGATTATGCGTTGTACTTTATGGGAACATGGATTACTGGAATGGTTGAAGATCCGAATGATCTTGGTCTCATATCTCTTCCTGGGGTTAAGGCAATGGTCATAGCTCCAGATTATTTCATGGTTCCCAAGTACACTAGGCACCCCAAAGAGGCCTTAGAATTAGCTAAATTCTTGGCCACAAAGGGTCAGAAAATTCACGTTGGAACTAAATCTGGTAAGTTAGCGACATGGAGGAATGTTTCAATAGACGATTACTGGGAACCTATGAAAGAAGTAGCAAAAATAGTCTCGGAGGTTGAGTCTGCGCCTGACCTTGATGATAGTGTTGGAGGGGAATGGCAGAAAGTGTTCTGGGACCAGTTAAAACTCTTATGGGTTCAGCCAGATAGGTTAGATGAGGTGTTGAAGACATTAGATGAGAAATTCCCCAAGAAGTAA
- a CDS encoding carbohydrate ABC transporter permease translates to MLSKDIINLDRFPKDSPPWGALIHNAVWIAIHLPTTVFLGLGLAILLRKREVFGSSIIKSIIFLGMVIPMIVGGLIIRFLFERGAGIIPTIFGKLGIKSLEITWTAYPQTALFAVILGSIWIWTGFSMLMYSAGLASIPRDYYEAALIDGATKFQMFRYVTWPLLKPITVVVVAMTLLWDLKIFDIVYVATGGGPGGASMVLALQMWDYFARALNYNYAAVVAVLLTLLTIIPATWLIKRRGSL, encoded by the coding sequence TTGTTAAGTAAAGATATAATAAACCTCGATAGGTTTCCAAAAGATTCTCCCCCATGGGGAGCATTAATTCACAATGCAGTTTGGATAGCTATCCATTTGCCAACTACGGTTTTCTTAGGTCTTGGTTTGGCAATATTATTAAGGAAAAGAGAAGTTTTTGGAAGTTCAATCATAAAGTCAATAATTTTCCTGGGCATGGTAATTCCCATGATAGTCGGAGGGCTTATTATTAGATTTCTCTTCGAAAGGGGGGCGGGGATCATACCTACAATATTTGGAAAATTGGGAATCAAAAGCTTGGAAATAACCTGGACAGCTTATCCCCAAACTGCACTCTTTGCAGTTATTTTGGGCTCTATCTGGATTTGGACAGGCTTTAGCATGCTCATGTATTCCGCTGGACTTGCTTCAATCCCCAGAGACTACTATGAGGCGGCCCTAATAGATGGAGCAACGAAATTTCAGATGTTCAGATATGTTACTTGGCCACTGTTAAAACCAATAACAGTCGTCGTAGTGGCAATGACTCTGTTATGGGACTTGAAAATATTCGACATTGTGTATGTGGCTACAGGGGGAGGACCAGGAGGAGCTTCGATGGTATTAGCACTTCAGATGTGGGACTACTTTGCCAGGGCACTAAACTACAATTATGCTGCAGTAGTAGCAGTTTTGCTAACTTTGTTGACTATAATCCCTGCAACATGGCTCATTAAAAGGAGGGGGAGCTTATGA
- a CDS encoding carbohydrate ABC transporter permease — MKVPPRYKIKSYLLSNLIAWTVAVIWLLPFIGVFMASIRPYKEIVSGWWHIHPLTITLENYMKAFYHPMFPISTGLKNSLIVAIPSTVIPILTASLAAYAFSRYSFPIKNYLFAFIVFLMALPQQMTVVPLYFLLRDLKLLNTFTGIILVHSAWGLAWIIFFMRNYFSMLPRDIEEAAKIDGATDFQVFYKIVLPIAIPGIVSAAILQFTWVWSDFFLALVFLQDPGKYVATQRLPLLRGQYFVDWGILTAASIMVMAVPLLVYAIFQKYYIAGMVGWSTEK; from the coding sequence ATGAAAGTTCCTCCAAGGTATAAAATTAAATCTTACTTACTATCAAATTTAATAGCCTGGACAGTAGCTGTGATCTGGTTACTCCCGTTTATAGGAGTTTTTATGGCATCAATTAGACCTTATAAGGAGATCGTATCTGGCTGGTGGCACATCCATCCTTTAACTATAACGCTAGAAAATTATATGAAAGCTTTTTACCATCCAATGTTCCCAATTAGCACGGGCCTAAAGAATTCTCTGATTGTAGCAATCCCGTCCACGGTAATTCCCATACTTACAGCATCTTTAGCAGCCTACGCCTTCAGTAGGTATAGCTTTCCAATAAAAAATTACCTATTTGCATTTATAGTTTTCTTAATGGCCCTCCCACAACAGATGACTGTAGTTCCTTTATATTTCCTTTTAAGGGATCTCAAATTACTAAATACCTTCACAGGTATAATCTTAGTTCACTCCGCCTGGGGCCTAGCTTGGATAATATTCTTTATGAGGAATTACTTTTCGATGTTACCTAGGGATATTGAAGAAGCTGCAAAGATAGATGGGGCAACTGACTTCCAGGTGTTTTATAAAATAGTTCTTCCAATTGCAATCCCAGGAATAGTCTCGGCTGCAATACTTCAGTTTACTTGGGTCTGGAGTGACTTCTTCTTAGCCCTAGTATTTCTCCAAGACCCAGGTAAATATGTAGCAACTCAGAGATTGCCCCTCCTAAGAGGTCAGTACTTTGTTGACTGGGGAATTCTTACTGCTGCTTCAATTATGGTGATGGCCGTCCCATTATTAGTCTATGCTATTTTCCAGAAGTATTACATTGCTGGTATGGTTGGATGGTCCACAGAGAAATAG